In the genome of Nitrospinota bacterium, one region contains:
- a CDS encoding segregation/condensation protein A: protein MSEYKVKLEVFEGPLDLLLHLIKEEELNIYDIPIFRITQQYFEYMEMMKQLNMDIAGEFLVMAATLIYIKSRMLLPSPPALENPDDESGVDPREELVRKLVEYKKYKEVAASLREREVNQSSSFARGTVMELNLEDPDYLREVSVFQLLGAFRKILKNVAMPHLYEVTLEDISVTERMTEIMELLEGKPRLMFEEVFANARSRMEIVGTFLSVLELMKQQLIRAIQDGPLGQIWLHRIEENEEADIEETPAEESWDSETLPKPSAYAFKEEDLPAAEDGEDADGAAPATAADNDTDAALNAVETALAAELEETESGAPGAEGEKQTHTDAEPDTPADGRKE from the coding sequence ATGTCGGAATATAAAGTAAAACTGGAAGTCTTCGAGGGTCCCTTGGACCTCCTGCTCCACCTCATTAAAGAGGAAGAGCTGAACATATACGATATCCCCATTTTCCGCATCACCCAGCAGTACTTCGAATACATGGAGATGATGAAACAGCTTAATATGGATATCGCCGGGGAATTCCTCGTGATGGCCGCCACGCTTATCTACATCAAATCGCGCATGCTGCTCCCCTCGCCCCCCGCCCTGGAAAATCCGGACGACGAATCGGGCGTGGACCCCCGCGAGGAACTGGTGCGCAAACTGGTGGAATACAAAAAATACAAGGAAGTGGCCGCTTCGCTGCGCGAACGTGAAGTGAATCAATCGAGCAGCTTCGCCCGCGGCACCGTGATGGAACTGAATCTTGAAGACCCCGACTATCTGCGGGAAGTATCGGTATTCCAGCTTTTGGGCGCCTTCCGCAAAATCCTGAAGAACGTCGCCATGCCCCATCTGTACGAGGTGACGCTGGAAGACATCTCCGTCACCGAGCGGATGACCGAGATCATGGAACTGCTGGAGGGGAAACCGCGCCTCATGTTTGAAGAGGTCTTTGCGAACGCCCGGTCGCGCATGGAGATCGTCGGCACGTTCCTCTCCGTGCTGGAGCTGATGAAGCAGCAGCTCATCCGCGCCATCCAGGACGGGCCGCTGGGACAGATATGGCTCCACCGCATCGAGGAGAACGAAGAGGCGGACATCGAAGAAACGCCGGCGGAGGAATCATGGGATTCCGAAACGCTCCCCAAGCCGTCCGCATACGCATTTAAGGAAGAAGACCTCCCCGCCGCCGAAGACGGGGAAGACGCGGATGGCGCCGCCCCGGCAACCGCCGCGGATAATGACACCGACGCGGCGCTCAACGCCGTTGAAACGGCTTTGGCCGCCGAACTGGAAGAAACCGAATCCGGCGCGCCAGGCGCCGAGGGCGAAAAACAGACCCACACCGACGCCGAACCGGATACCCCGGCGGACGGAAGAAAGGAGTAG
- the raiA gene encoding ribosome-associated translation inhibitor RaiA: MQIHIHGKHVEVTPALKDYAMEKAGVLNKFIDFNIRANITLSVDKFRQRAEVTVTGGGVEFRGVEESEDMYASIDKVMDKIAAQAKKYKEKLKAHPHVRGTEIAPDMGAVEE; the protein is encoded by the coding sequence ATGCAAATACATATTCATGGCAAGCATGTGGAGGTTACTCCCGCCCTGAAAGACTACGCGATGGAAAAGGCCGGCGTTCTTAACAAGTTCATCGACTTCAACATCCGCGCCAACATCACCCTTTCGGTGGACAAATTCCGCCAGAGGGCTGAAGTGACGGTGACCGGCGGCGGCGTGGAGTTTCGCGGCGTCGAGGAGTCCGAGGACATGTATGCCTCTATCGACAAGGTGATGGACAAAATCGCCGCGCAAGCCAAAAAATACAAGGAAAAACTCAAGGCCCATCCGCATGTGCGCGGCACGGAAATCGCCCCCGATATGGGCGCGGTGGAAGAGTAA
- the rpoN gene encoding RNA polymerase factor sigma-54 — MGMDMKLQMKLSQRLIMTPALQQAIKMLPMTRMELISAIRQEMEENPFLEEAAAEDDTQEVEAEAAREASEVPEEPVRTEFQEDAVMKEAVPEKSRTDEIDWDSYLQEEAYDGGTGEGYQERPSLENTLKGSESLYDHLLWQLNVTVLQPKQNEIGQLIVADIDDDGFFKTPLAEIAEESGATLEEVAEVLAIIKRFDPTGVGAADVKECLQLQAEALEPDDPIIREIIAGHLGNLTERNYAKIARDLGVDVERVMESIEFIRCLDPAPGRTINPEKAHYVEPDLYLVKMNDDYHVLLNDDGVPRLKISPYYRTILKGKEQVQESAKEFVESKFRAAEWLIKSIEQRRQTMLKVGRSIVKFQRGFLDHGMSHLKPLVLKDVAEDIGMHESTISRVTRNKYIHTPQGIFELKYFFHSGVDSYLGNMVSSVRVKEMIKKIVMEEDSKKPATDDQIVKMLEMQDVKIARRTVTKYRKELKVPPASKRKKIY; from the coding sequence ATGGGCATGGATATGAAGCTGCAGATGAAGCTCTCGCAGCGCCTTATCATGACGCCGGCGCTGCAGCAGGCGATCAAGATGCTTCCCATGACGCGCATGGAGCTCATCAGCGCCATACGGCAGGAGATGGAGGAAAACCCGTTTCTGGAAGAGGCGGCGGCCGAGGACGACACCCAGGAGGTGGAAGCCGAAGCGGCGCGCGAAGCGAGCGAAGTCCCGGAGGAGCCGGTCCGCACCGAATTTCAGGAAGACGCCGTCATGAAGGAAGCCGTCCCGGAGAAAAGCCGGACCGATGAAATAGATTGGGATTCCTATCTTCAGGAAGAAGCCTATGATGGGGGAACCGGCGAAGGGTATCAGGAACGGCCATCGCTGGAAAACACGCTCAAAGGGAGCGAATCGCTCTACGACCACCTGCTCTGGCAGCTTAACGTCACGGTGCTCCAGCCGAAACAAAACGAAATCGGCCAGCTTATCGTCGCCGACATCGACGACGACGGCTTTTTCAAGACGCCATTGGCCGAGATCGCCGAGGAATCGGGCGCCACGCTGGAAGAGGTGGCGGAGGTGCTGGCCATCATCAAGCGGTTCGATCCGACGGGCGTGGGCGCCGCCGACGTGAAGGAATGCCTCCAGCTCCAGGCCGAAGCGCTGGAGCCGGACGATCCGATCATCCGCGAAATCATCGCGGGGCATCTGGGCAACCTGACCGAACGCAACTACGCCAAGATCGCCCGCGATCTGGGGGTTGACGTGGAGCGCGTGATGGAGTCAATCGAGTTCATCCGCTGTCTCGACCCGGCGCCGGGCCGCACCATCAATCCCGAAAAGGCCCACTATGTGGAGCCGGACCTCTACCTCGTCAAGATGAACGACGACTACCATGTGCTGCTCAACGACGACGGCGTTCCGCGCCTGAAGATAAGCCCCTACTACCGCACCATCCTGAAAGGGAAAGAGCAGGTGCAGGAATCGGCCAAGGAGTTTGTGGAGAGCAAATTCCGCGCCGCGGAGTGGCTTATCAAGAGCATCGAGCAGCGCCGCCAGACCATGCTGAAAGTGGGGCGGAGCATCGTGAAATTCCAGCGCGGGTTTTTGGACCACGGCATGTCGCATCTTAAGCCGTTGGTGCTCAAGGATGTCGCGGAGGATATCGGCATGCACGAGTCCACCATCAGCCGCGTTACGCGCAACAAGTACATTCACACGCCACAGGGAATTTTTGAGCTGAAGTATTTTTTCCACAGCGGCGTGGACAGCTATTTGGGCAATATGGTCTCTTCCGTCCGCGTGAAGGAGATGATCAAAAAAATCGTGATGGAAGAGGATTCGAAGAAGCCGGCGACGGACGATCAAATCGTGAAGATGCTGGAAATGCAGGACGTTAAAATTGCCCGCCGCACGGTGACCAAATACCGGAAGGAACTTAAAGTGCCTCCGGCATCCAAACGTAAAAAGATATATTAA
- a CDS encoding PTS sugar transporter subunit IIA has product MVGIVICAHGNLAHEFMNAANFITGQNGILNAVAVDHNVAPGEARTMVKEAIRAADDGNGVLVFTDMYGGTPSNICISLQGDLRMEIIAGVNLPQLVKAVSLQKTHDMGTMAKKLRDYGKENIYLASDFLRAKDA; this is encoded by the coding sequence ATGGTCGGCATCGTTATTTGCGCCCACGGCAATTTGGCGCACGAATTCATGAACGCCGCCAATTTCATCACCGGCCAGAACGGCATCCTGAATGCCGTGGCGGTGGATCATAACGTCGCGCCCGGCGAGGCGCGCACTATGGTGAAAGAGGCCATTCGCGCCGCCGACGACGGCAATGGCGTATTGGTGTTTACCGACATGTACGGGGGAACCCCTTCGAATATATGCATATCGTTGCAGGGGGACCTGCGGATGGAGATTATAGCGGGCGTGAACCTGCCGCAACTGGTAAAAGCCGTCAGCCTGCAAAAGACGCACGATATGGGGACGATGGCGAAGAAGCTGCGCGACTACGGCAAGGAAAACATCTATCTCGCTTCGGATTTTCTTCGCGCCAAGGATGCGTAG
- a CDS encoding PTS sugar transporter subunit IIA, which yields MDRYLFSDILDARAVIPSLNAATKDGALREAARALAAIGGGPELIHGLFTARERQASTAIGDGVAVPHIKWDGPFTAGLALSPAGIEFGALDGKPVHIFFLLAAPPARAGEHLKIMARISRLALDERLAARLKETHDTAAIMGIIKHLEGEL from the coding sequence ATGGATCGGTATTTGTTTTCGGATATTCTGGATGCCCGCGCGGTTATCCCGTCGCTTAATGCCGCGACAAAGGACGGGGCGTTGCGCGAAGCGGCGCGGGCGCTGGCCGCCATCGGCGGCGGCCCCGAATTGATACACGGTCTTTTTACCGCCCGCGAGCGGCAGGCTTCCACCGCCATCGGCGATGGGGTTGCCGTTCCCCATATCAAGTGGGATGGGCCTTTTACGGCGGGACTGGCGCTCTCCCCGGCGGGGATCGAGTTCGGCGCGCTGGACGGCAAGCCGGTACATATCTTTTTCCTGCTGGCGGCGCCCCCCGCGCGCGCGGGGGAGCACCTTAAAATTATGGCGCGGATATCGCGTCTGGCGTTGGACGAACGGCTGGCCGCCCGGCTAAAAGAAACCCATGACACCGCCGCGATAATGGGTATAATTAAGCATCTTGAAGGAGAGCTTTAA
- a CDS encoding HPr family phosphocarrier protein, with product MRSGAVTLANPWGMHARLASHFAAEAARFRCAVRLSGRCAADGKEIMSLLMLAAMPGDELRLETEGEDEDAAYDALTRFLLNDAKLL from the coding sequence ATGCGTAGCGGCGCCGTCACGCTGGCCAACCCGTGGGGGATGCATGCCCGCTTGGCCTCCCACTTCGCGGCTGAAGCCGCCCGGTTCCGGTGCGCGGTCCGCCTCAGCGGAAGGTGCGCCGCCGACGGCAAGGAGATCATGTCCCTCTTGATGCTGGCGGCCATGCCGGGGGACGAATTGCGGCTGGAAACCGAAGGCGAGGACGAAGACGCCGCCTACGATGCGTTAACCCGTTTTTTGCTCAACGACGCCAAACTGCTTTAA
- a CDS encoding ABC transporter permease, protein MTSYFARKLVTLVPTLLGITLITFLVIHLAPGEPTDRMIELNPKISAQSKQKLREMYHLDKPLHVQYWLWFKRFAVLDFGNSFSADSRPVLDKIKERLPITILINAASMAVIFIIAIPLGVMSAARRGSSFDRWSSFFVFFTFSMPAFWLALLLMMLFGIQLGWLPVSGIRSLDYQTFSALGRAWDYARHLALPVLISSLTSLAYLSRFVRQSMLEVVRMDYITTAKAKGCDENSVIYRHALRNALLPIVTILGLSLPGLIGGSVIFETIFAIPGMGQLFYESVMMRDYPLVMGILIIGAGLTLAGNMLADFCYALVDPRIRYE, encoded by the coding sequence ATGACCTCCTATTTTGCCCGTAAACTGGTTACGCTGGTTCCCACCTTGCTGGGGATCACGCTCATCACCTTTCTGGTCATCCATCTGGCGCCGGGCGAGCCGACCGACCGGATGATCGAGCTTAACCCGAAGATTTCCGCGCAGTCCAAACAGAAACTGCGCGAAATGTACCATCTCGACAAGCCGTTGCACGTGCAGTACTGGCTCTGGTTCAAGCGGTTCGCCGTGCTCGATTTCGGCAATTCCTTTTCCGCCGACAGCCGCCCCGTGCTGGATAAAATAAAGGAACGCCTGCCGATAACCATTTTGATTAACGCCGCTTCAATGGCGGTCATTTTCATCATCGCCATACCACTGGGGGTGATGAGCGCCGCCCGCCGGGGAAGTTCGTTCGACCGGTGGAGTTCCTTTTTCGTTTTCTTCACGTTTTCCATGCCGGCCTTCTGGCTGGCGCTGTTGCTGATGATGTTGTTCGGCATTCAGCTTGGGTGGCTGCCGGTTTCGGGCATCCGCTCGCTTGATTACCAGACGTTTTCCGCGCTGGGGCGGGCGTGGGATTACGCGCGCCACTTGGCTCTGCCGGTGCTCATTTCCTCGCTTACGTCGCTTGCCTATCTATCGCGGTTTGTCCGCCAGAGCATGCTGGAGGTGGTGCGGATGGACTACATCACCACCGCCAAGGCCAAGGGATGCGATGAAAACAGCGTCATTTACCGCCACGCGCTACGCAACGCGCTGTTGCCGATAGTCACCATTCTCGGCCTGAGCCTGCCGGGGCTGATCGGCGGTTCGGTGATATTCGAGACCATTTTCGCCATTCCCGGCATGGGGCAGCTTTTTTATGAATCGGTGATGATGCGCGACTATCCGCTGGTGATGGGTATCCTGATTATCGGCGCGGGACTCACGCTGGCGGGCAACATGCTGGCGGATTTCTGCTATGCGCTGGTCGATCCGAGGATACGCTATGAGTGA
- a CDS encoding pseudouridine synthase produces MEKIRLQKILANAGLFSRRKAEEAMTEGRVTVNGEVVTELGSRADPDKDVIVCDGARIEPQGKFYLIMNKPAGVICSCADDRGRKTVIDLVAEEMAKRVFPIGRLDYNTTGLLLLTNDGDFSQKLSHPSHGVVKTYMAKVRGVVAPETIKKMIGGITIEGEKYRFHNVRVDHVTGKNSVLMVELTEGKNLIIKILCQALGHPVAKLARVAYGPLKLGNLGLGDYRHLDRDEVKALLAAAKAKPKPKFIPLEQHKAAPERKTPPRKDFAGRNRPFAPPRRDAAERDRPFAPPRRGGFETRPYSPPERDRPFAPPRRDSAERGRPFAPPRRDAAERGRPFAPPRRDDASRDRPFAPPRRESAERGRPFAPPRRDDASRDRPFAPPRRDAAERGRPFAPPRRESAGRDRPSEGRGPGPNRKPARPFSPRSSGAKRR; encoded by the coding sequence ATGGAAAAAATTAGACTTCAAAAAATCCTGGCCAATGCCGGGCTTTTCTCCCGGCGCAAAGCCGAAGAGGCCATGACCGAAGGCCGCGTCACCGTGAACGGCGAGGTGGTAACCGAGCTTGGCTCCAGGGCCGACCCGGACAAGGACGTCATCGTCTGCGACGGCGCACGCATCGAGCCGCAGGGCAAATTCTACCTGATAATGAACAAGCCGGCCGGGGTCATCTGTTCCTGCGCCGACGACCGCGGACGCAAAACGGTCATCGATCTGGTGGCGGAAGAAATGGCGAAGCGGGTATTCCCCATCGGCCGCCTCGATTACAACACCACCGGCCTGCTGTTGCTCACCAACGACGGCGATTTCTCGCAAAAGCTCTCGCACCCGTCGCACGGCGTGGTGAAAACATACATGGCCAAAGTGCGCGGCGTGGTGGCTCCCGAAACGATAAAAAAAATGATCGGCGGAATCACCATCGAAGGGGAAAAATACCGTTTCCACAACGTGCGCGTTGACCATGTCACCGGAAAAAACAGCGTTCTGATGGTGGAACTGACCGAGGGAAAAAACCTCATTATTAAAATACTCTGCCAGGCGTTGGGACATCCGGTGGCGAAACTGGCGCGTGTGGCCTACGGCCCGCTAAAGCTGGGAAACCTGGGATTGGGCGACTACCGCCATCTGGACAGGGATGAAGTGAAAGCGCTGCTGGCCGCCGCGAAGGCCAAACCGAAACCGAAATTCATTCCGCTTGAGCAACACAAAGCGGCGCCGGAACGAAAAACACCCCCCCGAAAGGATTTTGCGGGCCGTAATAGACCATTCGCGCCGCCCCGCAGGGATGCCGCAGAGCGGGATAGACCGTTTGCGCCGCCCCGTAGGGGCGGGTTTGAAACCCGCCCTTACAGCCCCCCAGAGCGGGATAGGCCGTTCGCGCCGCCCCGCAGGGATTCGGCAGAGCGCGGCAGACCGTTCGCGCCGCCCCGGAGAGATGCCGCTGAGCGCGGCAGACCGTTCGCGCCTCCCCGCAGGGATGACGCAAGCCGTGATAGGCCGTTCGCGCCGCCCCGTAGGGAATCCGCAGAGCGCGGCAGACCGTTCGCACCGCCCCGCAGGGATGACGCAAGCCGTGATAGGCCGTTCGCGCCGCCCCGCAGGGATGCCGCTGAGCGCGGCAGACCGTTCGCGCCGCCCCGCAGGGAATCCGCAGGGCGTGACAGGCCATCTGAGGGACGCGGGCCGGGGCCTAACCGGAAACCGGCTAGACCTTTTTCGCCGAGATCTTCCGGCGCAAAGCGGCGGTGA
- the ptsP gene encoding phosphoenolpyruvate--protein phosphotransferase: MKIYKGILASPGIAIGKAYVLNRFHLSVVGHNIGRADVKSETARFMAAVESTRGKMIHSIGAGVKNLTNNLRDILHPHLQLLNDPTLIDQTRDAIERELMNAEWALKTTYEKLAQRFEKIRDPYFKERVHDIETVVNKLMHELMGREEENLGNLNEPVVVFAHDLTPFDTAQMSGKYVLGLVTETGGKTSHTGIIASSMRIPAVVGIPKITKAVETGDSVIVDALASMVLVAPTDHQFQIYNRKRQQFFYHDQELEKEAKLPAVTLDGKAVRLMANIESSQDIHAAGEHGAEGIGLYRTEFLFVRDNRLPDEDEQFEDYRKVAESIAPHAAIIRTLDLGGDKVPSDFHEEPEDNPALGLRAIRYCQRNPAIFRAQLRAILRASAHGSLKIMYPMVSSIEEIRKAQNLLAGVMRELEKENIDFNRDIEVGMMIETPSAALMAEEFAHYVDFFSIGTNDLIQYLLAIDRGNQKVAHLYQPLNPAVIRLLHMVIKAANQNNIAVSVCGKMSADPFYAYLLLGMGDVEALSMEAHSIPKVKKFIRGISVYDARRHVQKILQLHNVRDIKKYLITHISPLLAEGMFSELTVED; this comes from the coding sequence GTGAAGATATACAAAGGCATTCTCGCCTCTCCCGGCATCGCCATTGGCAAGGCCTACGTCCTCAACCGGTTCCATCTCTCCGTGGTGGGGCACAACATAGGGCGGGCGGACGTCAAAAGCGAGACCGCACGCTTCATGGCGGCGGTGGAATCCACGCGCGGCAAGATGATCCATTCCATCGGCGCCGGCGTCAAGAACCTCACCAACAACCTGCGCGACATTCTGCACCCGCACCTGCAGCTGCTGAACGATCCCACGCTCATCGACCAGACCAGGGACGCGATAGAGCGGGAACTGATGAACGCCGAATGGGCGCTGAAAACCACCTACGAAAAGCTGGCGCAGCGTTTTGAGAAAATCCGCGATCCGTATTTCAAGGAGCGGGTGCATGACATCGAAACGGTGGTGAACAAGCTGATGCACGAATTGATGGGGCGCGAAGAGGAAAACCTCGGCAATCTCAACGAGCCGGTGGTGGTGTTCGCCCACGACCTGACGCCTTTCGACACGGCGCAGATGTCCGGCAAATACGTGCTCGGCCTTGTGACCGAAACGGGGGGGAAGACCTCGCATACCGGCATCATCGCCTCGTCGATGCGGATACCGGCGGTGGTCGGCATTCCGAAGATCACCAAGGCGGTGGAAACCGGCGATTCCGTCATCGTCGACGCGCTTGCCAGCATGGTGCTGGTTGCGCCCACCGATCACCAGTTTCAAATATACAACCGCAAGCGCCAGCAGTTCTTCTACCACGACCAGGAACTGGAGAAGGAAGCGAAACTGCCCGCCGTCACGCTGGACGGCAAGGCCGTGCGGTTGATGGCGAATATCGAATCGTCGCAGGACATCCATGCCGCGGGGGAGCACGGCGCCGAAGGGATCGGGCTGTACCGCACCGAGTTCCTGTTCGTGCGCGATAACCGGCTGCCGGATGAGGACGAACAGTTCGAGGATTACCGCAAAGTGGCCGAAAGCATCGCGCCGCATGCCGCCATTATCCGGACTCTCGACCTGGGGGGGGACAAGGTTCCTTCGGATTTTCACGAGGAGCCGGAAGACAACCCGGCGCTGGGATTGCGGGCCATCCGGTATTGCCAGCGCAATCCGGCCATTTTCCGCGCTCAACTGCGCGCCATCCTGCGCGCATCGGCCCACGGCAGCCTGAAAATAATGTATCCGATGGTCAGCAGCATCGAGGAGATACGCAAGGCGCAGAACCTGCTGGCCGGCGTGATGCGCGAATTGGAAAAGGAAAACATCGATTTCAACCGCGATATCGAAGTGGGAATGATGATCGAAACCCCTTCGGCGGCGCTCATGGCGGAGGAGTTCGCGCACTACGTCGATTTCTTCTCCATCGGCACGAATGACCTGATCCAATACCTGCTGGCCATCGACCGGGGCAACCAGAAGGTGGCCCACCTGTACCAGCCGTTGAATCCGGCGGTGATCCGCCTCCTGCATATGGTCATCAAGGCCGCCAACCAGAATAATATCGCCGTGAGCGTCTGCGGCAAAATGAGCGCCGACCCGTTTTATGCCTATCTTCTGCTCGGCATGGGGGACGTGGAGGCCCTCTCCATGGAAGCCCACTCCATCCCGAAGGTGAAGAAGTTCATCCGCGGCATCTCGGTGTACGACGCGCGCAGGCATGTGCAGAAGATACTGCAGCTCCATAATGTGCGCGACATCAAGAAGTACCTTATCACCCACATCTCGCCGTTGCTGGCGGAAGGGATGTTCTCCGAATTGACCGTGGAGGATTGA
- the scpB gene encoding SMC-Scp complex subunit ScpB has product MEREAAFKALEAILFVADAPVTLEDFHKVLEHFSVDEIRELLKELDARYGGRGIQVVEIAEGFQFRTRPELGEVVKRFHKLNHSTKLSQAALETLSIIAYRQPITRQEIEDIRGVDCSGVIKTLLDRNLLKAFGRKKVAGRPVTFGTTKKFLEYFGLVKLTDLPTLRDLPGDEAAVLQEALQFNPPQGAIADEEFEGEPEPAEEDYDAIIDGEDAEADEMKTEKAEKTVSDEDDSDGKN; this is encoded by the coding sequence TTGGAACGGGAAGCCGCTTTTAAAGCGCTGGAGGCGATTCTCTTTGTCGCCGATGCGCCGGTGACGCTGGAGGATTTCCATAAAGTCCTCGAACATTTCAGCGTGGATGAAATCCGGGAACTGCTGAAAGAACTCGACGCCCGCTACGGGGGACGCGGCATACAGGTGGTGGAAATCGCCGAGGGGTTCCAGTTCCGCACGCGGCCGGAACTGGGCGAGGTGGTGAAGCGTTTTCACAAGCTTAACCACAGCACCAAGCTTTCGCAGGCGGCGCTGGAAACCCTCTCCATCATCGCCTACCGCCAGCCGATCACCCGGCAGGAGATAGAGGATATACGGGGCGTCGATTGTTCCGGCGTCATCAAAACGCTGCTGGACCGCAACCTGCTCAAGGCGTTTGGCCGCAAGAAGGTGGCCGGCAGGCCGGTCACGTTCGGCACCACCAAAAAGTTCCTGGAATATTTCGGGCTGGTGAAACTCACCGACCTCCCCACGCTTAGAGACCTCCCCGGCGACGAAGCGGCCGTGCTGCAGGAAGCGCTGCAATTCAACCCGCCCCAGGGCGCAATCGCCGATGAAGAGTTTGAGGGGGAACCGGAGCCGGCGGAAGAGGATTACGACGCGATTATCGACGGCGAAGACGCCGAAGCCGATGAAATGAAAACCGAAAAAGCGGAGAAAACCGTTTCCGATGAGGACGACTCCGATGGAAAAAATTAG
- the murJ gene encoding murein biosynthesis integral membrane protein MurJ encodes MMEHKPKISIFRAASTVALFTLLSRVFGFVRDMVVANYFGTKSMADAFFIAFRIPNMLRQLTAEGALSAAFVPLFAKTAVDDREKAFRFANNLLVTLSIFLTAITVAAIIFTPLLLKGIAVGFTDEPEKFQLTVHLTRLLFPYLILISLAAVFMGMLNTMHHFSSPAASPVMLNIAIILAAVFLRDAFSLPVYSLVVGVLVGGFLQLAIQIPFAIKEGWVFKWVFDPGHELIKRIVLLTIPATFGIAVAEINLFVDTMLASLLSEGSVSYLYYAQRLVQFPMGVFGVAMSTALLPALSVQSGKHQIGQMIETISKSYRATMFLIVPSMVGLFVLREPIVQLIYERGEFTHISTQQTAFTLAFFCVGLLGFSGVKIFVSAFYAMGDTKTPVKIAAATMLLNIVFNLILMKPLQAGGLALATSLSSTINMLTLVWLLRKRLGGLDGPRIWNSFGRIGAASLAMGAAVWLAWGVLFGGGYTVGGLTAMLLLAVAVYLGAAALLKLEEIGYVTAALRRKISAKKV; translated from the coding sequence GTGATGGAGCACAAGCCGAAAATCTCGATATTCCGCGCCGCTTCCACCGTTGCGCTGTTCACGCTCCTGAGCCGCGTTTTCGGCTTCGTGCGTGACATGGTGGTGGCGAATTACTTCGGCACGAAGTCGATGGCGGACGCCTTTTTCATCGCGTTCCGCATTCCCAATATGCTGCGCCAGCTCACCGCCGAAGGGGCGCTTTCGGCCGCCTTCGTGCCGCTGTTCGCCAAGACCGCCGTTGATGACCGGGAAAAGGCGTTCCGTTTCGCCAACAACCTGCTGGTGACGTTGAGCATCTTTCTCACCGCCATTACCGTGGCCGCCATTATTTTCACGCCGCTGCTGCTCAAAGGCATCGCCGTGGGGTTCACGGACGAGCCGGAAAAATTCCAGCTCACGGTGCATCTCACCCGGCTGCTGTTCCCCTATCTCATTTTAATCTCCCTGGCGGCGGTGTTCATGGGGATGCTCAATACCATGCACCATTTTTCCTCGCCCGCCGCGTCGCCGGTGATGCTCAACATCGCCATCATCCTCGCGGCCGTGTTTTTGCGCGATGCGTTTTCCCTGCCGGTGTATTCGCTGGTGGTGGGGGTGCTGGTTGGGGGATTCTTGCAGCTTGCCATCCAGATTCCGTTTGCCATCAAAGAGGGATGGGTTTTTAAATGGGTGTTCGATCCCGGACACGAGTTGATCAAGCGGATCGTCCTGCTCACCATTCCCGCCACGTTCGGCATCGCGGTGGCGGAGATCAACCTCTTTGTCGATACGATGCTCGCTTCGCTGCTGAGCGAGGGGTCGGTTTCGTACCTCTATTACGCCCAGCGGCTGGTGCAGTTCCCGATGGGGGTCTTTGGCGTGGCGATGAGCACCGCGCTGCTCCCCGCGCTGTCGGTGCAGAGCGGCAAGCACCAAATCGGCCAGATGATCGAAACCATCTCGAAATCGTACCGCGCCACGATGTTCCTCATCGTTCCGTCGATGGTGGGGCTTTTCGTGCTGCGTGAGCCGATCGTGCAGCTTATCTACGAGCGTGGCGAGTTCACCCATATTTCCACACAGCAGACCGCCTTTACGCTCGCCTTCTTCTGCGTGGGGCTTTTGGGTTTTTCCGGCGTGAAGATTTTCGTTTCCGCGTTTTACGCCATGGGGGATACCAAAACCCCGGTAAAAATAGCGGCCGCGACGATGCTTCTCAATATCGTTTTCAACCTCATCCTGATGAAGCCGCTGCAGGCGGGGGGGTTGGCCCTCGCGACGTCATTGAGTTCCACCATCAATATGCTCACGCTGGTCTGGCTGCTGCGCAAGCGGCTGGGAGGGCTGGACGGCCCGCGCATCTGGAACTCGTTCGGACGTATAGGCGCGGCATCGCTGGCGATGGGGGCGGCGGTTTGGCTGGCGTGGGGCGTTCTTTTCGGCGGCGGTTACACGGTTGGCGGTTTGACCGCCATGCTGTTGCTGGCGGTGGCGGTGTATTTGGGGGCCGCCGCGTTGCTGAAGCTGGAAGAGATCGGTTACGTCACCGCCGCTTTGCGCCGGAAGATCTCGGCGAAAAAGGTCTAG